The window CTGTCCGATACGGTGGGTTTCATCCGTGATCTGCCACACGGACTGGTGGATGCGTTCCAGGCCACGCTGCAAGAGGCGGTGGATGCTGATCTCCTGCTCCACGTTGTGGATGCTTCCAACCCCGATTTCCCAGAGCAGATGGAGCAGGTGGAGCGGGTTTTGCAGGAGATTGGCGCATCGGACATTCCACAGATACTGGTGTTCAACAAGCTTGATGCGTTATCAGAAGAACGGCGCCCAGCCGTGCTCGTGGATCAATACGAAGTGGGAGGACAGCTACTCTCCCGCTTGTTTGTAAGTGCTCGTTCGGGTGAAGGTCTTGATGAGTTGCGTCGTGCTCTGGCTGCCAGGCTGCTGGCCGGGCATTCGGATATGACCCCAGCAGACGCCCTTGAATTGCCGGATGCGCTGCCTTGATTGGGCACAATGCAAGATCGAATGATGCCATCAGAGAACCAGAGATTTTCCGCATGAATTTTCATACTCGCACCCTACGCTGGGCTTCACTGCCAGACCGTATTCGGGGCATGTTCAATCTGAACGATCCACGCTGGGGTCGCGGGGATGATAAGGCTGAGGACGGTAGCGCGCGCCCCGAAGACCGACCCTCAACCCCCCCTGGAGGGCAGAGAGGTGGGGATCAGCGGCCCAGCAATGGCCAGCAGCCGCCTGACCTTGATGAGCTGTGGCGCGACCTCAATCGCAAGCTTGGGAGCATGTTTGGTATCAAGAATGGTTCTGGCCGTGGCCCTGGAGGAGGGGCAGGCGGCGGTTTTCAGCCAGATATGAAAAGCGCGGGTGTCGGTGTTGGCTTGATCGCTGGCATTGCATTCGTGATCTGGATGGGTACCGGATTCTTCATTGTGCAAGAAGGACAGCAGGCCGTCATAACGCAATTCGGTAAGTACAAAAGCACTGTGGGCGCGGGTTTCAACTGGCGCTTGCCCTACCCGATCGAGCGCCATGAGCTCGTTTTCGTGACTCAGATTCGTTCTGCCGATGTGGGGCGTGATACGGTCATCAAGAGTACGGGCTTGAGAGAGTCGGCCATGCTGACCGAAGATGAAAACATCGTAGAGATCAAGTTCGCCGTTCAGTATCGCTTGAGCGATGCCAGGGCATGGCTGTTTGAAAGCAAGAACCCCTCGGACGCGGTGGTGCAAGCTGCTGAAACCGCAGTGCGCGAGGTGGTTGGCAAGATGCGCATGGACACGGCGCTGGCGGAGGAGCGTGATCAGATAGCGCCCCGCGTTCGCGCACTCATGCAAACTATTTTGGACCGTTACAAGGTCGGCGTCGAAGTTGTCGGCATCAACTTGCAGCAGGGTGGCGTGCGCCCCCCGGAGCAGGTGCAGTCCTCCTTTGATGATGTGCTCAAGGCGGGGCAAGAGCGTGAGCGCGCGAAGAACGAAGCCCAGGCTTATGCGAACGACGTGATTCCGCGTGCTGTGGGCTCGGCCTCCCGTCTGAACGAAGAGGCGGCTGCGTACAAGGCAAAGATCGTTGCGCAGGCGCAGGGTGATGCGCAGCGTTTTGGATTCATTCTGGCGGAATATCAAAAGGCTCCGCAGGTGACCCGCGATCGCATGTATTTGGACACCATGCAGCAGATTTACGGCAGCGTGACCAAGGTGCTGGTGGAGTCGCGCCAAGGTTCCAATTTGCTGTACCTGCCGCTCGACAAAATCATGCAGGGCGTTGCGAGCGGTTCTGGAGCGCTGGATGCGCCTGCAACGAGCAGTCCGGCT of the Acidovorax sp. 107 genome contains:
- the hflK gene encoding FtsH protease activity modulator HflK, yielding MNFHTRTLRWASLPDRIRGMFNLNDPRWGRGDDKAEDGSARPEDRPSTPPGGQRGGDQRPSNGQQPPDLDELWRDLNRKLGSMFGIKNGSGRGPGGGAGGGFQPDMKSAGVGVGLIAGIAFVIWMGTGFFIVQEGQQAVITQFGKYKSTVGAGFNWRLPYPIERHELVFVTQIRSADVGRDTVIKSTGLRESAMLTEDENIVEIKFAVQYRLSDARAWLFESKNPSDAVVQAAETAVREVVGKMRMDTALAEERDQIAPRVRALMQTILDRYKVGVEVVGINLQQGGVRPPEQVQSSFDDVLKAGQERERAKNEAQAYANDVIPRAVGSASRLNEEAAAYKAKIVAQAQGDAQRFGFILAEYQKAPQVTRDRMYLDTMQQIYGSVTKVLVESRQGSNLLYLPLDKIMQGVASGSGALDAPATSSPASATPPVAPAPTFSNDPRARDTGRTRERESR